Proteins from one Pongo abelii isolate AG06213 chromosome 7, NHGRI_mPonAbe1-v2.0_pri, whole genome shotgun sequence genomic window:
- the PEX2 gene encoding peroxisome biogenesis factor 2, protein MASRKENAKSANRVLRISQLDALELNKALEQLVWSQFTQCFHGFKPGLLARFEPEVKACLWLFLWRFTIYSKNATVGQSVLNIKYKNDFSPNLRYQPPSKNQKIWYAVFTIGGRWLEERCYDLFRNHHLASFGKVKQCVNFVVGLLKLGGLINFLIFLQRGKFATLTERLLGIHSVFCKPQNIREVGFEYMNRELLWHGFAEFLIFLLPLINVQKLKAKLSSWCIPLTGAPNSDNTLATSGKECSLCGEWPTMPHTIGCEHIFCYFCAKSSFLFDMYFTCPKCGTEVHSLQPLKSGIEMSEVNAL, encoded by the coding sequence ATGGCTTCCAGAAAAGAGAATGCGAAGAGTGCAAACAGAGTGCTAAGAATAAGCCAGTTGGATGCACTTGAACTAAACAAGGCCCTGGAGCAGCTAGTTTGGTCCCAGTTTACTCAGTGCTTTCATGGATTTAAACCTGGGCTGTTAGCTCGCTTTGAGCCAGAGGTGAAAGCGTGCTTATGGCTTTTCTTGTGGAGATTCACCATCTACTCCAAAAATGCCACAGTGGGACAGTCAGTTTTGAATATTAAGTACAAAAATGATTTTTCCCCTAACCTGAGGTATCAGCCACCCAGTAAAAATCAAAAAATCTGGTATGCTGTTTTTACAATTGGTGGGAGGTGGTTAGAAGAACGATGCTATGATTTGTTTCGAAACCATCATTTAGCATCATTTGGGAAAGTCAAGCAGTGTGTGAATTTTGTGGTTGGACTTTTGAAATTAGGTGGGCtgattaattttttgattttcctTCAGAGGGGAAAGTTTGCAACTTTGACAGAACGTCTCCTAGGTATTCATTCTGTATTTTGCAAGCCTCAAAACATACGTGAAGTTGGCTTTGAATACATGAATAGGGAACTTCTCTGGCATGGTTTTGCtgaatttctgatttttctcttacCACTTATCAATGTCCAGAAGTTGAAAGCCAAGCTGTCTTCATGGTGTATTCCTCTTACTGGTGCACCTAATAGTGACAATACATTAGCCACCAGTGGCAAAGAATGCTCTCTTTGTGGAGAGTGGCCCACCATGCCTCACACCATAGGATGTGAgcatattttctgttatttctgtgCTAAGAGTAGTTTCTTATTTGACATGTACTTTACTTGTCCTAAGTGTGGTACAGAAGTACACAGTCTGCAGCCACTGAAATCAGGAATCGAGATGTCAGAAGTAAATGCTCTTTAG